One genomic region from Williamwhitmania sp. encodes:
- a CDS encoding ATP-binding protein — MLKPNKKTYLEQLIEQGEGITLDFKHSISDSKKIARSISAFANTIGGTLLIGVKDNGVIAGVNSDEEYYMVEGAAQLYCKPEVPFEVKRWTVFGKTVLEVTVTASPHKPHLAPDKNGFYRAFVRIADENFVASPIQYKIWQAEKKREAITLSLTGKEQLLMDMLRNNGSVSVKDFAKAAFISNSEAEDFLVKMVVLRLTKLESATDESANFIPRERV; from the coding sequence ATGCTTAAGCCGAACAAAAAGACATACCTAGAGCAACTTATAGAGCAGGGCGAGGGCATAACACTTGACTTTAAGCACTCCATAAGCGACTCAAAGAAAATAGCCCGCTCCATTTCCGCCTTTGCCAACACTATTGGTGGAACACTCCTTATTGGCGTTAAGGATAACGGAGTAATTGCAGGGGTAAACTCCGATGAGGAGTACTATATGGTGGAAGGAGCAGCACAGCTCTACTGTAAGCCAGAAGTGCCCTTTGAGGTAAAGAGATGGACCGTTTTTGGTAAAACAGTCCTTGAAGTAACTGTTACCGCCAGCCCACATAAGCCGCATCTAGCGCCGGACAAAAACGGATTCTACCGGGCCTTTGTTCGCATTGCCGATGAAAACTTTGTAGCGAGCCCCATTCAGTATAAAATTTGGCAAGCCGAAAAGAAGCGCGAAGCTATTACCCTATCCCTCACTGGCAAAGAGCAGCTGCTGATGGATATGCTGCGCAATAATGGTAGCGTTTCGGTGAAAGATTTTGCCAAGGCCGCCTTCATCTCCAACAGCGAAGCCGAAGATTTTCTCGTTAAGATGGTAGTACTGCGGTTAACCAAGCTTGAATCGGCCACAGATGAGTCGGCCAACTTTATTCCACGCGAAAGAGTTTAA
- a CDS encoding proline dehydrogenase family protein codes for MFNKMIAAMLPYFPKKIIWIFSKRYIAGETIEDAIRASKELNAKGIKVTLDILGEFIKNLDEAEKNKVEYLELIDRIQKENIDGNYSVKPTMFGLLIDKEVCYKHIREIVAKAASYNNFIRVDMEDSPCTDMEIELYRKLKAEFPKNVGLVVQAYMKRTLQDVTNLMDIQTIETPLNYRLCKGIYVEPAAIAYKKYEEINAHYLEDLEFMLKNGVYPGIATHDKPLIEGAYKLIEKYNVPKNKYEFQMLYGVTPELRSSIVANGHTMRVYVPFGKQWFGYSTRRLKENPKMASHIMKALFVRG; via the coding sequence ATGTTTAATAAGATGATTGCAGCAATGCTGCCCTACTTCCCTAAAAAGATCATTTGGATATTTTCGAAACGCTACATTGCCGGTGAAACTATTGAGGATGCCATTCGGGCATCGAAGGAACTGAACGCCAAAGGAATAAAGGTAACCCTAGACATTCTTGGTGAGTTCATCAAGAACCTTGACGAGGCCGAAAAGAATAAGGTTGAGTACCTCGAACTTATCGACAGAATTCAGAAGGAGAATATCGACGGAAACTACTCGGTAAAACCCACCATGTTTGGCCTACTCATCGACAAAGAAGTTTGCTACAAGCACATCCGCGAAATTGTGGCCAAGGCTGCGTCCTACAACAACTTCATCAGGGTTGACATGGAAGATTCACCCTGCACTGATATGGAGATTGAGCTCTACCGGAAACTTAAGGCTGAGTTCCCTAAGAATGTTGGATTGGTGGTTCAGGCATACATGAAGCGTACGCTGCAGGATGTAACAAACCTGATGGACATCCAAACCATCGAAACCCCACTCAACTACCGCCTTTGCAAAGGAATTTACGTGGAGCCTGCCGCCATTGCTTACAAGAAGTATGAGGAGATTAATGCACACTACCTCGAAGACTTGGAGTTCATGCTGAAGAATGGCGTTTACCCCGGCATTGCCACGCACGACAAGCCGCTAATTGAGGGCGCCTATAAGCTCATCGAGAAGTATAACGTTCCCAAGAACAAGTATGAGTTCCAGATGCTCTACGGTGTTACACCCGAGCTACGCAGCTCCATTGTTGCCAATGGCCACACCATGCGAGTATACGTACCTTTTGGCAAGCAATGGTTTGGCTATTCTACCCGCCGCTTAAAAGAAAACCCCAAAATGGCTAGCCACATTATGAAGGCGCTGTTTGTTAGAGGGTAA